The nucleotide window AATATTCTATTTGGTTTTGGGTTACTATTAattaatcactcttaatttgtatttattcttaatccatCCATTAAAACATAGtaaagtgagatcttgttagatttgtctcaacataaggtttattaatatctaatttttataatttttaattatacaaaattatCGTTCTTAAGTATTGAATTAGCGCATTGACtgcaaaaatcaaatgggacattacAATGAAACAGAAGGGGTATAaacaaaagttagtattattccaGGCAAACACACcctaaattggtattattcatggttaatcaaaagtatGTATTAATGTAGGAAAATTAgtgaaagtttgtattattcacggtaatttttcctaactTTTATTCATTTTTGCTCATTTTTTCGTGATTTAATCATTGTATGAATTAACCAGGTTGTTGGAGGATGTTGGTATGTTCTTGCAATACAACGCGTTGCAGCTTGCCTCATTCAACAATGTAGTAGGATAGGAAAGTGTAACAAGTCCCTGTCTTGCGCCAAGGGAATTTGTTATGAATTTTTGCAGCAACCGAATACGATAGCAAGATGTGGTGCCAATTCCACGATCCATCGAGTGTCGTTTTGCTTGAATGATAACGGACCTTTCAGTTATGGCATTTATAGTTCAGCCGTGCCTGTCATTTCTAGCAATGCCATCATCATTAAGATTTTTTATCCGATTTCTTGGGGTTTGTTTCAACTAAGGTACCCAATTACTTCACAAACTTGAAATatatgtgcacttcttatatGTGAAATTGCAGATGATATTTACTTCTaaggtcaatcggaaacaactctttattatcattaataactGTATAACATGGATAAGATTTCGTACATTCGACCCCCAAAGCTCACCCtgggtgggagccacttaatggtatTGGGGCAATGAAATGTTGTGTGTTGCTAATTATAACGAACACACCATATGATCTTAGATTAATGAtgtatattttgtattattttcagcACCTTTGGCAATAATCTTACTCCAACAAGCCAATGGGCAGAAGTTTTGTTCTGTATGTGCCTCGTTCTTGGTGGCTTAATGCTTTTCACCTTGTTGATAGGAAACATTCAGGTAAGTAAATAAGCTTGTAGCtctttttgttgttaaattggCTTCCTAAGCTCTGTATTTTAACTTTGAAGTATGATTGATAATCAAAATGTGAGCATTTTTCATGTAAATTTAATCTAACGATGAGGTTTGTTATTTATGTTTCTACTCCAAAAAGGTATTTCTGCATACCGTAATGGCAAAGAAGAGAAGAATGCAGTTAAGATGTCGAGATATGGAATGGTGGATGAGGCGAAGGCAATTGCCATCGCGTTTAAGACATAGAGTCCGTCACTTTGAACGTCAAAGCTGGTTGACTACCGGAGGAGTTAATGAGATGGAGTTAATAAAAGATTTGCCTGAAGGCCTTCGTCGTGACATCAAACGCTATCTTTGTCTTGATCTGATGAAAAAGGTACTAAAACAACTCATAATACCATGCACACTAATTCTATTATGCAACACTTTTCACTCTACGCTCTACtaagtactaagtactaatacACACTCCTTATTCCCATCTCAACCAGCCCACTAACATGTTAAGGTTGTTGCACGATATTTTAGTATGGAAAGCTCACATAAGAGTTTTTCCGCAAGTAAAACAACAACAAAGTTTTTAATTACCCGTATGTATTCCAATCTTTACTAGAGTTGAGGGGCAACCTTCGATCCCGACCCCCTCGTTATAAGGGAGGTTTGCCTATTTTTCCCACGCTCCTTAGACCCTACCTTTGGGGGGGGACtcattggatgatgatgattccaATATTAGTGTTCTTTATGTTTTCCCATGTTTATATCAGGTACCACTATTTCGCTGCTTGGATGACCTTATCCTTGATAACATATGTGACAGAGTTAAACCATTGATTTATTGTAAAGATGAAAAGGTATGTGATAATATAAGCCTTATTTCTGTTAAAGTATATAGCATGATTTGTTTCCTTGACATGATATAAAAAGTCAGCGTggcaagaggtcacgggttcaaaACTCAAGTACCCCTCATTTAAATTGGAATATTAAGCGTCAGGTATGAGGAGTGCTTGTGTTGCATCCATACTTCTAGCGAAAgaactctcgtgtgagggggcgtattagaatatataacatatcatggggcctcaaccatcagcgtaagcttttggttgagttgattccttgtcAATTTCTACCTAATTTGCAAAAATTAAGCTATATTCCATTAGTGATACATTGTGTTATGATTTGAAAATAGATAATGAGGGAAGGTGATCCAGTACAAAGAATGGTATTCATAGTAAAAGGGAGAATACAAAGCAAACAAAATCTAAGCAAAGGGATAGTAGCAGAAGATATTCTTGGTGCAGGAGCATTCTTAGGTGATGAGCTGTTATCTTGGAGTCTTCGAAGACCATTTATTCATCGACTACCCGCTTCATCAGCCACTTTATTCTGTATCGAATCAACAGAAGCTTTTGGACTTGATGCATACGACTTGCATTACATCACAGAACATTTTCGTTACAAGTTTGCGAATGAAAGTTTGAGGCGGACATTGAGATATCATTCTTCGATTTGGAGGACTTGGGCTGCCGTAAATATTCAATTTGCTTGGCATCGTTATGTGAAGAGGAGTAAAGGTTTGGTACCGAGTGTTGATTCGCGTAATGCAGATAATGATAAACGTCTTCTTCAATTTGCTGCTATGTTTATGTCTATAAGGCCTCATGATCATCTTGACTAGTTAATCATCCTTTTTTCCTGCCCTTTTTTAAGGGATGTTTctccttttcattttgattcatatgttttttttataaacaaatattctatcaataaaaataagaatttttcttttaatgttttGGTATCAAATGATCTTCCTccttttgctttcatttcaattagtctttaaaaaactaaaatatagaAGTATGGTAGAAAATGGGGGATAGCGTGGAAGACAGGAACGGTCCGTTTGATAGGTAGTAATAAACcgtagtaataaaaatgaaaattagtgtaattttggttgaaaaatctcttgactACCTTGATGACCATGCTTGACAaccttcaatcatctcattttcttcataaagttCAATTCAATTCATTACCATTGGCAgtggtggtattaggtggtaatggaaatatataaacaaaaaaactttttgtgatcaattaccatggaaatgacatagaatttttgatgaaattttacactataaatcattcctatTATCACCATTTAGTATTACTAACCAAACGAACCGAAAGggtataaaagaaaatgaacagACCTTTTTAGAAGTATAACTAAGCGGGACTCGCGGTATAGTCGATAATAGACttgatcaaacaccgggccgggcCAGGTGGGAAAAACAGCCCGTTGATGCAGGCCGAAGTGCGGGCCTGAAAGTTCCGCCCAAACTCGTAATATGCAggcttgcgggcctatgttatatattatttatacattataatattttgtttattttattatacaacTCTAATATATTAGCTCAAACATTTTAAATTCTTTCAAACGGAATTGTATTTGTcttctttaaaattaattaagatgTTATTTTCCAATATTTCAGTACATGTACTAACGGTTTTTATTATTTCATATAGGAGCATGTAGTTTAACATTACTACATAAAAAGTATATTGTTTTCGTATAGAAATATGGCAGCAAATCAGATTAACAATCTACAGAATATTctgaaaaaaagaaacaaactaaaaagaaaaactaaGTACATTAATTATATGAAATTATTACGCCAATCGTTAAGCAATCTAAGAGAGACaattttttcataatataaatagcaccaaagaaaattaatgagaataaaatttaattatgtcA belongs to Amaranthus tricolor cultivar Red isolate AtriRed21 chromosome 17, ASM2621246v1, whole genome shotgun sequence and includes:
- the LOC130804292 gene encoding cyclic nucleotide-gated ion channel 2-like isoform X2, producing MPPSFSLPFLHFLEILRSAFAKSPTEESPSNVAGNGSNHSSKYNSNEDDNFTSGSWSNPIECYACTQVGVPVFHSTSCDQAGQPEWEASAGSSLYPTRPGTKQSRGKRPLLWPKGLFGPVVDPRSGRVRKWNRVILIARAVALAVDPVFFYALSIGKGGSCLYMDGVLAAVVTLIRTGVDIVHLWHVWLQFRLAFVSRESLVIGSGKLVWDARAIASHYVRSLKGFWFDLYVILPIPQVVFWSVVPTLLRQDKIKILMTILLLIFLFQFLPKAYHSFYLMRKMQKVTGYIFGTIWWGFGLNLVAYFIASHVVGGCWYVLAIQRVAACLIQQCSRIGKCNKSLSCAKGICYEFLQQPNTIARCGANSTIHRVSFCLNDNGPFSYGIYSSAVPVISSNAIIIKIFYPISWGLFQLSTFGNNLTPTSQWAEVLFCMCLVLGGLMLFTLLIGNIQVFLHTVMAKKRRMQLRCRDMEWWMRRRQLPSRLRHRVRHFERQSWLTTGGVNEMELIKDLPEGLRRDIKRYLCLDLMKKIMREGDPVQRMVFIVKGRIQSKQNLSKGIVAEDILGAGAFLGDELLSWSLRRPFIHRLPASSATLFCIESTEAFGLDAYDLHYITEHFRYKFANESLRRTLRYHSSIWRTWAAVNIQFAWHRYVKRSKGLVPSVDSRNADNDKRLLQFAAMFMSIRPHDHLD
- the LOC130804292 gene encoding cyclic nucleotide-gated ion channel 2-like isoform X1 → MPPSFSLPFLHFLEILRSAFAKSPTEESPSNVAGNGSNHSSKYNSNEDDNFTSGSWSNPIECYACTQVGVPVFHSTSCDQAGQPEWEASAGSSLYPTRPGTKQSRGKRPLLWPKGLFGPVVDPRSGRVRKWNRVILIARAVALAVDPVFFYALSIGKGGSCLYMDGVLAAVVTLIRTGVDIVHLWHVWLQFRLAFVSRESLVIGSGKLVWDARAIASHYVRSLKGFWFDLYVILPIPQVVFWSVVPTLLRQDKIKILMTILLLIFLFQFLPKAYHSFYLMRKMQKVTGYIFGTIWWGFGLNLVAYFIASHVVGGCWYVLAIQRVAACLIQQCSRIGKCNKSLSCAKGICYEFLQQPNTIARCGANSTIHRVSFCLNDNGPFSYGIYSSAVPVISSNAIIIKIFYPISWGLFQLSTFGNNLTPTSQWAEVLFCMCLVLGGLMLFTLLIGNIQVFLHTVMAKKRRMQLRCRDMEWWMRRRQLPSRLRHRVRHFERQSWLTTGGVNEMELIKDLPEGLRRDIKRYLCLDLMKKVPLFRCLDDLILDNICDRVKPLIYCKDEKIMREGDPVQRMVFIVKGRIQSKQNLSKGIVAEDILGAGAFLGDELLSWSLRRPFIHRLPASSATLFCIESTEAFGLDAYDLHYITEHFRYKFANESLRRTLRYHSSIWRTWAAVNIQFAWHRYVKRSKGLVPSVDSRNADNDKRLLQFAAMFMSIRPHDHLD